A stretch of Komagataella phaffii GS115 chromosome 2, complete sequence DNA encodes these proteins:
- a CDS encoding Kinesin-related motor protein involved in mitotic spindle positioning, producing MSSNVPRTPPLQRRMSNRSSYKSPMESPLKMMKTNSSKRSPIKTSSADYTKVVVRFRPSIFRHGESQEIVDDNLALGKKTDSQLITIEPHQSVYISGTSFSGRFTFDRVFGPETSQTEVFDYSINETVNDFCNGYNGTIFAYGQTGSGKTHTMLGNMDSPSEYGVVPRVADKLFEQIANGSPSSEYTVSIGVLEIYMEQLRDLLNPDNSNNLCIRDSGALSEGVTVQHLETRYVSSKDELLGAVILANKLRTTGVTDANADSSRSHAIFQIKLAQRSLDDGVVKISTLFLVDLAGSERIARTGATGQTLEEAKKINTSLSALGNVINALTDGQSTYIPYRDSKLTRILQESLGGNARTTLIVNCSPDQVDEGESVSALRFGARAKRIQNKARVNQEIASTELQKRLVTLESENAALIHRVAELEEQSKLKEIQQEATNTVTVDATKIKRLESSVSQLAIRLKQNEAITEELTQELDRARAINERRKIKIEQLEKAMQAQHEDMIMETDKFANKLSYLKARITSVKRMNQTQVPYNEDGLQPAVNIYESPTTLEENEEGLESLSINVCRSPVQFSNKAGLHLNIVKPMRGGSAKPA from the coding sequence ATGTCAAGTAATGTCCCCAGGACACCTCCTCTACAAAGGAGGATGTCCAATCGAAGTTCCTATAAAAGTCCTATGGAAAGCCCTTTaaaaatgatgaagacaAATTCCAGCAAGAGGAGCCCCATCAAGACATCCTCGGCAGATTACACCAAGGTAGTGGTTAGATTTAGACCTTCAATTTTTAGACACGGTGAGTCACAAGAGATAGTAGACGATAATTTGGCTCTGGGCAAAAAGACGGACAGTCAATTAATAACAATAGAGCCCCATCAGTCGGTTTATATTAGTGGAACCTCGTTTTCAGGCAGGTTTACCTTTGATAGAGTGTTTGGACCTGAGACTTCACAGACAGAAGTATTTGATTATTCAATCAATGAGACAGTCAATGACTTTTGCAATGGCTATAACGGTACAATTTTTGCCTACGGACAGACAGGATCCGGTAAAACACACACCATGCTAGGAAATATGGACTCCCCTAGTGAATATGGAGTGGTGCCAAGGGTAGCtgataaactttttgaacagatAGCAAATGGAAGTCCCTCTTCAGAGTACACGGTGAGTATTGGTGTGCTAGAAATTTACATGGAACAACTGCGGGACCTGTTGAACCCCGATAACAGCAACAATCTATGTATTAGAGATAGTGGAGCGCTTTCTGAAGGTGTGACTGTCCAACATTTGGAAACCCGGTATGTGAGTAGTAAGGATGAGTTGTTAGGTGCCGTTATCCTAGCCAATAAACTGCGGACAACTGGAGTAACCGACGCCAATGCTGATAGTTCCAGGTCGCATGccatctttcaaatcaaactAGCACAACGATCATTGGACGACGGGGTTGTCAAAATCAGTACTTTATTCTTGGTTGACTTAGCTGGCTCCGAAAGAATAGCACGTACTGGTGCTACCGGGCAGACCTTGGAAGAGGCCAAGAAGATCAACACATCTTTGTCGGCTTTAGGAAATGTGATTAATGCGTTGACCGATGGTCAATCCACCTACATTCCTTATCGTGATTCTAAGCTGACGAGAATTTTACAGGAATCATTGGGAGGGAATGCACGCACAACTTTGATTGTGAATTGTTCTCCCGatcaagttgatgaagGGGAATCGGTATCTGCCTTACGGTTTGGCGCGCGTGCCAAAAGGATTCAAAATAAGGCAAGAGTAAACCAAGAGATTGCATCTACTGAGCTGCAGAAGCGTTTGGTAACTTTAGAGAGTGAAAACGCTGCGTTGATACATCGTGTTGCTGAACTAGAAGAAcaatcaaagttgaaggaaaTCCAGCAGGAAGCTACCAACACCGTCACCGTTGACGCAACCAAGATAAAGCGACTTGAATCATCTGTTTCTCAGCTTGCGATACGGTTGAAACAAAACGAAGCTATCACAGAGGAGCTTACTCAGGAACTTGATCGAGCCCGTGCCATCAATGAAAGACGAAAGATAAAAAttgaacaacttgaaaaggCTATGCAAGCTCAGCATGAAGACATGATCATGGAAACTGACAAGTTTGCAAACAAATTGTCGTATTTAAAGGCGAGAATAACAAGTGTTAAGAGGATGAATCAGACCCAAGTACCGTACAATGAAGATGGTTTACAGCCAGCTGTAAACATATACGAATCACCGACTACACTggaggaaaatgaagaaggatTAGAATCTCTGTCGATCAATGTTTGCAGGTCGCCGGTGCAATTCTCAAACAAAGCTGGTCTACATCTTAACATTGTTAAACCTATGAGGGGAGGGTCCGCAAAGCCAGCATGA
- a CDS encoding Catalytic subunit of Nem1p-Spo7p phosphatase holoenzyme, with the protein MNAIQFLSSRVHGGSLQEKQPQKETTLDLDVDQTEDSDIVTRVDYPEIPVVKTSVTLWQTLVSIIWFFPNLLVFSPLKFIISIVLFPFRLLSKDATGGAPIEEEFPEDDSIISQSSENIADSSYSLLDTIAESDDIEVEFPQQEIDTMKSPMTSDEATPSPLRAPTTRHTDANTIQSVKKAPRKKTKFVFPILLINNSFNLNKPPELPKKVLVLDLDETLIHSLSSHNSSVLGKAKGQMVEIKMSNDMIALYYIYKRPYVVEFLKLVKQWFSLVCFTASIQEYADPVIDLLEQDVSFTEKNQSSSKKLFEARYYRNNCVWEKGKGYIKDLSILLSPQEPLLSPPSTPRQGKSRRKSIPAKDSLANYVIIDNSPISYCKHNFNGIMVEGWINDPNDTELMNLLPLLNSLRFTSDVRSILCLKDGEKALNE; encoded by the coding sequence ATGAATGCGATTCAGTTTCTCTCCAGCAGAGTTCATGGAGGTTCATTGCAAGAGAAGCAACCTCAGAAGGAGACTACTTTGGATCTGGACGTAGATCAGACTGAGGACTCAGACATAGTTACAAGGGTTGACTATCCTGAAATACCGGTAGTCAAGACAAGCGTAACGCTGTGGCAAACGCTAGTGTCAATAATCTGGTTCTTTCCGAACTTGCTGGTTTTTTCCCCTTTGAAGTTCATCATCTCAATTGTACTATTTCCCTTTAGATTGCTCAGCAAAGATGCAACAGGCGGCGCTCCTATAGAAGAGGAGTTTCCGGAAGATGACTCCATTATTAGCCAGAGCTCAGAGAACATCGCAGATTCAAGTTACTCGTTGCTAGATACAATTGCTGAGTCCGATGACATAGAAGTTGAGTTCCCACAGCAAGAAATAGATACAATGAAATCACCCATGACTTCAGATGAGGCTACTCCGAGCCCACTAAGAGCACCAACTACTCGACATACAGATGCTAATACGATACAAAGCGTCAAAAAGGCACCCCGGAAAAAGACGAAGTTTGTTTTTCCCATCCTTCTCATCAATAAtagtttcaatttgaatAAGCCTCCCGAACTACCAAAGAAGGTGCTAGTGCTGGATCTGGATGAAACACTGAtccattctctttccaGCCACAATTCATCAGTGTTGGGCAAGGCAAAAGGACAAATGGTAGAAATAAAAATGTCTAACGATATGATCGCGTTATATTATATCTATAAGCGGCCGTATGTTGTGGAGTTCCTAAAGTTGGTTAAGCAATGGTTCAGCCTCGTATGTTTCACCGCCAGTATTCAAGAATATGCAGATCCCGTAATCGATTTGCTAGAACAAGATGTATCTTTTACggagaagaatcagagCTCCTCCAAGAAACTATTCGAAGCAAGATATTACAGGAATAACTGTGTTTGGGAAAAGGGAAAGGGATACATCAAGGACTTGAGCATTTTACTATCTCCGCAAGAACCTCTTTTATCTCCGCCTTCAACCCCCCGACAAGGAAAATCCAGAAGGAAATCCATTCCAGCGAAGGATTCGTTGGCCAATTATGTGATCATTGACAATTCGCCTATCAGTTATTGCAAACATAATTTCAATGGAATAATGGTGGAGGGATGGATCAATGACCCCAACGACACTGAGCTCATGAATCTTCTTCCACTGCTAAACAGTTTAAGATTTACTAGTGATGTGCGGTCTATTCTTTGTCTTAAGGACGGAGAAAAGGCTTTAAATGAATGA